The nucleotide window ACTTGCCATATCAGCTGCTGCTCGTGGTTGGGTTCCTAGAGAGAAGAGGTCTGACCCTTCTATTTTAGAATTGGAAGTGTGGGGAAGGAAGTTCTCCAATCCTATAGGTCTTGCTGCCGGCTTTGACAAAAATGCTGAAGCTATTGAAGGCTTGCTTGGGTTGGGTTTTGGCTTTGTAGAGGTTGGCTCTGTCACCCCTGTTCCACAAGAGGGTAATCCGAAGCCACGTATTTTCAGATTGCGTGAGGAAAGGTTAGAATGCAGCctcttattattattaatatcttcatcatcatcatcatgtgTTAGGAAGGTGCTtgtgaaatttttaaaatttgatgcGTAGACTTGTGAAAGTAATGGTTTTTAATTATAGTAGTATGGAGTCTATAAAAGTGTTTTTAACTCTGATTTACATGATCGTCGTATTTTTTTGGCCAGTGTGATTATCAATCGCTGTGGCTTTAACAGTGAAGGCATTGTTGTTGTTGCAAAGCGATTGGGTGCCCAGCATGGAAAGAGAATGTTGGATGAAACTTCAAGCACTTCATCTTCCCCAAGCTATGGCATGAAACAAGGAGGCAAAGCTGGACCTGGCATTCTTGGGGTTAATCTTGGAAAGAACAAGACAAGTGAAGATGCTACTGCAGATTATgtacaaggggttcatacgttaTCCCAGTATGCTGATTACttggtagattttttttttctttttctttccagggtgtttttctttcctttttgttttctttcATCCTATCAAAGTTTTTCTATACCTTCTATGAATGCCTATTGGCAAATTTTTGTAGGTTCTTGGCAACTCATTTGCAAGGAATCATTTAAGCTGCACTATCTCACAAGACAATTCTCACATAGCTATGTCTAAAGTGGGAAGTTAAATGGATTTTGTCTATTCAATTTAGATTATCGGCTAAAATGGCTTTAGTTTTTTATATGGACACTAAATATTTTTGCACATGCATATTGATTACAAGAGATAAAATAGGAGGCAAATTACAATTAATGAAGTATAGAATTATGACTAGAAGATGTGTGATTGTctaacaaattattttttttttttaattgttcatATAGGATGTATGGGGAAGGCTTTTCATTGATTTGGGATTAGGTTTAGGGTTTGGTGGATTTAAATAAACTGAAGCTCAAATATGAAATGCATACCTGATTAATCTTTGCAGGTGTAGTTGTAGATGAATAAATTAGAACTACTAACCTCAGACTCATAGGATCTAGGGCTCAATTCTATCAAGTTAATAAATCATAACAAGCATATCTTTCTGAAAAATAACTTTAGTTCCATGTGTACTCTTGGACTCCTGGTTGATGTTAGACAAAATCATAATACAGATTCCTAAAGTAAGAATAATTACCCTACTTTATTGACTGGGTAGACTTACTAGCCCGGCCCATTCTAGCGAGCTGGAAATGACTAAATATCCTCATCCTAGAGTCAAagataaacatatgagcaattGATCTGCAACAAATTGAATTAAATAGACATAGGTCAAAACTAAAATACAAACTAAGTCTAGACCAAAATGATAATATAGTTGATCTTTCTTTTTGCTTTCCCTGGAGCTTCTTGTTGGCTGCTTTAGTTATATTGGCTGCAAATTATAACTTGGAAAAGTTGGCATGGATACATGAAAATAGCTAATGAATTTGGAAATATGTAATAACTCAGGCATATCAGAAATTGTTGTAGCGAATTCGGAAATTTAACACTGTTGAATGTGCTTTTAGCATTTTTATGAGTGATGTTCTCTGCTGCCATCTTTTATCTTGTCTTTTGAGTTTCTTTTAAACCAGTGTTTCAAGGCCTGGTTCTTttcagcattttttttttttcggatGGCAAGGAATCATATTCTGTTTGGCTTGATAATACATGTTTGGCTTCTTTTCTAGGTTATTAATGTTTCATCGCCCAATACTCCTGGATTGCGCATGCTTCAGGGAAGAAAACAATTAAAGGACCTTGTTAAGAAGGTACGGAGATATAAAGATTTGAGGATGAACTTCCTACTTTCTTGTTCTAATTTTATCTTATGATCTGATGCTGAATAAATTTTATGACTTTCtttttgtagaaagagatgattttcattgatttcaattaatctgtacatgggtatatatatacaattggttcctataattgtgttctactaattaggaagaaatcctaaataagaaatcctaaataggaatacagaatacaaaatatacagagaaataatatagtgattgactttccataacatggtgattgactttccataacactcctcctcaagttggagcatagatgttaatcatgcccaacttgttacaaatgtagtcaatcctagctccattcagagcttttgtgaaaatatctcgaTGTGTCTGTTGAGATGAAAtctttcacgaataaagtgacaatcaatctcaatgtgTTTTAGTcgtcatgaaacaccggattagaagcaatatgaaggattatcacaccacaattctcatctagtaattgaagtatccacattacctcacactAGATCGAAAACTAcacgcttcttgcttctccaagacaccaaatttcctccaataaaaacgcaatatctaGTAGTTGACCTCTTATCAACCTTAGatcaaaaacattcaacattcaaatgcccatgattaccatatagcaaacctcttgataacacaagatttgttccaaggcttcccattGAGCAAAGACATAAACCGACTACCACACtaaacggcataagcaatgtaaggtagttcaattttcctaccaatcggatcttcaaacaactcactatcaacAATTGTAAAGTTGGTGCGCTACAAgtcgctacaaggcttagcacctaatttagtacatattttctttgagacaagaaaatacccttcttacttctcataacaagaaatactttaacaatcccaagtcttagtttggaggaaggttttaagagatgaaatagtcactcccggtgatgacaatgtcatccacatagactaccaagagaattttGCCTATAaagagtgatcacacttactcttttgcatatcaaattcgaatctcccaaaccatgccctaggactttgtttcaagccataaagagactacAAACTTTATCCAacttggttgctccatatacacctcctgaagatcaccatgaaggaaagcattcttgatgtcCAATTGATGAGGGCCAATCATAtgttaaagagataaacaagcgaatagaagtaagtttagctataggagaaaaagtatcgagtaatcaaccccatatatcCGAGCATATCCTTATTTACCTTTACTAtatatacccatttgcaaccaatagctttctggcaatagttcccatgtaccgttagcatctaaagcctccatttcctctttcatagcatcacaagaagtaacaaaacaccgagaacaagaagacaattgattataagaaacaaaagaagagatagtttacgaagagcaatgggtaagtctagataaTCATGATGGAGGATAATCTCCAatctctggaataaacatgaacaagaggactagacattggttgatatattaagagatcatcctcctgatgatggaggaaaaaatggagtggactcaaaaatgtgacatcaaacaagataacgattaagagtaggagagaaacaagtacccaaggaagacacatttgagagattttggatccaatttagtaacaacatcacgcacaaaacaacaaaaattcaatagggaacaaagattttgtaggaaacaaagtagtataagaaATATCCCCATtaacgattgatcaaaaaaactacatccgcccaaaagtgtttaggtactttcatcgaaaaagaagagcacgagttacctcaagaagatgacgatttttcttttggccacgccattttgggatggggtatccagatgaagaatgccattttgtgtcatatgaaaagtattctttggcattgtcacttcttaataaaatattaaattgagttttgatttcattacaaaaggcacaaaagatagaaaacaacattTTTCATTAAGTATAACGGGTAAcacgagtaatcatcaacaaaagtaacaaaatagagcaaggaccccaaacatcgaatgaactaactcaaaaggagatGAACGATGATGTTTAAAttgaggacacaacttcttcatggtagacaaagaaggatgacccaatctacaatgagcttcaagaggtgttaaggtaatGGAGCAAACAAGCCATGATTTTGTAGATTAAAGagatttggtagacacaaaaaagaagacaaagaaattatgacacaagaagtagaaccatgaaagtgagattaaatcaataacccatttggatgaaggacaaggcatgtagtggatttaaaAATAGTTTtcactaaaaaataaattaagttcctcatatacatatataaaaaaaaaaaaaaaataagcgtgagagacttatcctctctCTCAAGACGAGAAAAGAATGCAAACACACATCATAAAAGGAGATATTCTTCTTAGAATCTGaaaaaaaatctaagtaatccatcaattcttaACAAAATCacggtgattaattaaactaattacctcactatgaatcaatCGAGCATCCTCCTTAGCCAAGTTACTCAAACTCAAacaaccattaagtttgtgtgtgTTGATCTTGATCTCATCATAATCACACATAAAATaacatttattttatatttattatttgagttgaaaaaaaaaaaaaaaaaagctaatcgCTAATCCAGTAGcagcaaaataaaaaaaaaaagaaaaaaaataaaaaaaaaaaaaataataggaaAGAGCCAAACCAAGTCCTTTAATGTAATGTTTTATATGAAAACAGCAACAGCACAACGGTGGTGAATGGGGTTGAGACGacgatgtagaaagagatgattctcattgatttcaattatatatatatacaattggttcctataattgtgttctactaattaggaagaaatcctaaataagaaatcctaaataggaatacaaaatacaaaatatacagagaaataatatagtgattgactttccataacatggtgattgactttccataatacTTTTCGTCTAGGTTCAAGCTGCTCGTGACGAAATGCAATGGGGTGAGGAAGGCCCACCTCCTCTGCTCGTGAAAATTGCACCTGACTTGTCGAAGGAAGACCTTGAAGATATTGCAGCAGTGTGTAAATGCTTTTAGTTTGATTTCTGTTTCTCTATTTCGACGTATTGCATTCTTATAGTTCTTCTTTGTGAATGTAGGTTGCTCTCGCACTCCGCTTAGATGGACTGGTATGATTTGTGCCCATCAAGAAAGAAAAATACTTTTGTTATCTCTAAATTTTGATGCTTTATTCTTCAGAAATCTTGATTTCTCTCAAATGGGCTAAGCATTTCTGTTTAAGATTTTCAAGTATATTTACATGCTGATAGCTAGTATGGTTGAGAGAGAATTTTTATAGTTTAGTACATGTTACACAGGTTACTGGTTCATTGCTTTGAAATTTTCTTGTAGCTTTTCATGGACATGTCATAGTACACTCTGTGGCATGTAGTAAATAAGAGGATTATATTTCCATTGTCATTTCCTAATGTCATGCTGTATCTTTCTCTCTCGGAGTGTGGGTGTGGGTGTGGGCCCCTTCTCTTTCGGTTGCATGTCACTTTCCTCCTTCGGTTGGCTTGCATGTCAAGAGTTAACTTTTTGCAGATGTGGATGTGCACGCATTTAGATGACTGTATAAGGTTATTGCCATTGGAATTTGCTCTCAATGAAATGAAGCTATCTTTATGTGTTGAAGTGCAGGttccactcagtggtgcacattgTACAAGCATCCGAAATATAAATTTGTTTCCCTAAAATTCTTATCCTTAGCTGAACTCAGTAGAATGAATGAGAAATTTGATATCCCAGAGCTTTATTCTGTTCTGAAAAGAAAATGATGCATTCATTATGTCCAATTTTATGGACTTTTGGTTGATGTGCCCAAATGCTGATGTATTTTATTGTTTTTTTCTATTTTACATGCAACTTAGTTATTGCTTTCTAATTGATtcagattttaatttttctgcttTGTTTGTAGAATAGATTATATCAAATACAACCATATCAAGGTCAGATTCTATAATGAAGTACCCTGTGGCTGAGGAAGCAGGCGGTTTAAGTGGCAAACCTCTATTCAGTCTATCTACCGATGTCTTAAAAGAGATGTATATTTTGACAAGGGTATGCCTGCTGTTCTTGTGATAACTTTTATTTGTTAAGCTCTTATGCCTCAAGCTTTTGTATCTTCATAATaatggatttatttatttatttatttttttggttgGAATCACTAAAGCCAGTCAATTGTGCTCCATAGGATAAAACTTAGTTGTTATGTTGTGCTGTTCCAGTTGCCATACgttttcaaatttcaaaacttactGCCTAATTCTTGATGTTTCTAAACTAACCAAAGAATCTGCCTTACCTTTTTCTCTTCCACTATGGATGCTCCAAGCTCTTGTTCAGGCACTGCTCCATCTAGATATATATGCACCAATAAACAAACTTTCTCCTTCCCCTAATTGATCTTTATATCACTTTTCCTCTGTCATCTGCCAGGGAACCTTTGGATTTTATGCAGAAAGTAATAGGGGATGAAACTCAAATTTTAGAATTATTATATGATTTGGGACATGATATGGATTCTTACGATCATGATATGGATTATAtgatttaggatttttttttctttttaatttgcgAGAGAATATTATTTAAAGGATTTTATGTGATTTAGTTTTCGTGTTTGGGTTGATATGTAGTTTTTTGTTAGAACATTATTGGCATAGAATTTTATCTTCTTCATTTCATGTTTTGTAATGGTTTGGTCTCTATAAAGGGCATTGTACATGATTGAGTAGAATGAAATGAAAAATGATTGAATTTGGGTTGTTTTttcttatgtatatatatatattctccttctttcttttcttttttttttttttttcgtcatGCTTTTTGTCAATAGCGATTCTACTTCTAAAGCCTTTGGAGAATTCGCTTTGCCTTGTTATGGAAAATACAAATGTTAAGTGTGCAATGGTTGGGTATATTTTGGAAAGTGGCTATGATATGCTTTGATTCTCTTATTTGTTTTCCTTTCGTCTTTTAGTAGTTAATGACTAGCGTTATGAATATTTCCTTGACAGTGTGTATGTTTATTATTACCAGGGAAAGATTCCTTTAATAGGTTGTGGGGGTATTAGCAGGTAAAATCTTAGATTACATCTGCTTCAGTGCCATCATCTGGTCATGAGTGCAACCACAGCTTTATGAATTATTTTTCTGAACTTCATTTATATACCATTGATTCAGTGGTGAGGATGCATACAAGAAAATACGAGCTGGAGCGACTCTTGTTCAGCTTTATACGGCATTTGCCTATGGTGGACCTGCCTTAATTCCTCAGTTAAaggtaatgatttttttttttacctctaAATTTTCGGGCCAAAAGGAACACCGCAAGAAAGAAAATAAGAACCAGTTGTGATATGAATTTCTAATTATCTTCTGATATAGAAATGCATTAGAGTTATTGATATGGAGTGAAGGA belongs to Hevea brasiliensis isolate MT/VB/25A 57/8 chromosome 4, ASM3005281v1, whole genome shotgun sequence and includes:
- the LOC110655535 gene encoding dihydroorotate dehydrogenase (quinone), mitochondrial-like, with product MAVRTTRQLLRDVLYKRVISTPVVGVRHCSSVAETPPKIPHFSKKGRLLTGLTIGLAIAGGAYVSTVDEATFCGWLFNATKLVNPIFSLLDAEVAHTLAISAAARGWVPREKRSDPSILELEVWGRKFSNPIGLAAGFDKNAEAIEGLLGLGFGFVEVGSVTPVPQEGNPKPRIFRLREESVIINRCGFNSEGIVVVAKRLGAQHGKRMLDETSSTSSSPSYGMKQGGKAGPGILGVNLGKNKTSEDATADYVQGVHTLSQYADYLVINVSSPNTPGLRMLQGRKQLKDLVKKVQAARDEMQWGEEGPPPLLVKIAPDLSKEDLEDIAAVALALRLDGLIISNTTISRSDSIMKYPVAEEAGGLSGKPLFSLSTDVLKEMYILTRGKIPLIGCGGISSGEDAYKKIRAGATLVQLYTAFAYGGPALIPQLKTELAECLQRDGFKSILEAVGADCR